A genomic window from Streptomyces sp. WMMC940 includes:
- a CDS encoding ADP-ribosyltransferase domain-containing protein, which translates to MSDVHTPAPSGPNDPLALSELFEGGAEPWLPLLKPVIEAQQDAAEFIGPGRRPEVVPVRELTFQALKPNAPHKWKVVVFGQNPYPRPESATGIAMFDNTFHDWRDGQFGRVVSIRCLIKAAAMWKYGIPKKTPIADVRALLRKHDTVQPPEWFQAMLTQGVLLLNAALTANSDGAIGTDRHTRFWRPVAERIVEGILKAKQTADEEDRGVVFAWWGAHARSLKKVVLELQKKYPEVDVRHIDHANPAAQGDIFCDGDHLGTVNDALASLGADGIDWLPSTGWHELAAEDGGARGAAAARMGAFIASTMELHQLYLDRLSGVKDEGLVLPAITGVFDTPLMDLRGAVAPVTTLLSGLARHVDRSHEFGKLRADGASGGLSADAIAALHLYTCESAFYREINAVLRSSDRTGLVPYLPYLRLLFSAVSQLPVRTRPLWRGVPLDLRAQYPLGRTVTWWGVSSCTSELGVAKAFLGSRGKRTLFEVVPARAVGIRDFSAFTGEDEFILLPGTQLKVTDVRVERGGLCTVRLTELDEPPLVS; encoded by the coding sequence ATGAGCGATGTGCACACCCCCGCCCCGTCCGGCCCGAACGACCCGCTGGCCCTCTCGGAACTGTTCGAGGGCGGCGCTGAACCGTGGCTTCCCCTGCTGAAGCCGGTCATCGAAGCACAGCAGGACGCGGCCGAGTTCATCGGCCCGGGCCGCCGCCCGGAGGTCGTCCCGGTCCGCGAACTGACCTTCCAGGCGCTCAAACCCAACGCGCCGCACAAGTGGAAGGTCGTCGTCTTCGGTCAGAACCCGTACCCGCGGCCCGAGAGCGCCACCGGCATCGCCATGTTCGACAACACCTTCCACGACTGGAGGGACGGCCAGTTCGGCAGGGTCGTCAGCATCCGCTGCCTCATCAAGGCAGCGGCGATGTGGAAGTACGGCATACCCAAGAAGACCCCGATAGCCGACGTGCGAGCGCTGCTGAGGAAGCACGACACGGTCCAGCCGCCGGAGTGGTTCCAGGCGATGCTCACCCAGGGCGTTCTGCTGCTGAACGCGGCGCTGACGGCCAACAGCGACGGGGCGATCGGCACCGACCGTCACACCAGGTTCTGGCGGCCGGTCGCCGAGCGGATCGTCGAGGGAATCCTGAAGGCCAAGCAGACGGCGGACGAGGAGGACCGTGGGGTCGTCTTCGCGTGGTGGGGGGCGCACGCGCGGAGTCTGAAGAAGGTCGTTCTGGAGCTCCAGAAGAAGTACCCCGAGGTCGACGTCCGGCACATCGACCACGCCAACCCCGCGGCGCAGGGCGACATCTTCTGCGACGGCGACCATCTCGGGACGGTGAACGACGCGCTCGCATCGCTGGGTGCCGACGGGATCGACTGGCTGCCGAGCACCGGCTGGCACGAGCTCGCCGCCGAGGACGGCGGGGCACGCGGTGCCGCTGCCGCACGCATGGGCGCGTTCATCGCGTCCACGATGGAACTGCACCAGCTGTATCTCGACCGGCTCTCCGGGGTGAAGGACGAAGGACTCGTCCTCCCCGCTATCACGGGTGTGTTCGACACCCCCCTCATGGACCTCCGTGGAGCCGTCGCCCCGGTCACCACGCTGCTGTCCGGGCTGGCTCGTCACGTCGACCGATCGCACGAGTTCGGCAAGCTGCGGGCGGACGGGGCGTCCGGCGGCCTCTCCGCCGACGCGATCGCCGCCCTCCACCTCTACACCTGTGAATCCGCGTTCTACCGGGAGATCAACGCCGTGCTGCGCTCCTCGGACCGGACCGGACTCGTCCCGTACCTGCCGTATCTGCGACTGCTGTTCTCCGCGGTGTCGCAACTGCCCGTCCGCACCCGGCCGTTGTGGCGCGGGGTGCCGCTCGACCTGCGTGCGCAGTATCCGCTCGGCCGGACGGTGACCTGGTGGGGTGTGTCCTCGTGCACGTCCGAACTCGGCGTGGCCAAGGCGTTCCTCGGCAGCCGCGGCAAGCGGACGCTGTTCGAGGTGGTCCCCGCCCGGGCCGTGGGCATCCGCGACTTCTCCGCGTTCACCGGGGAGGACGAGTTCATCCTCCTGCCCGGTACCCAGCTGAAGGTGACGGACGTCAGGGTCGAACGCGGCGGCCTGTGCACCGTACGGCTGACGGAGCTGGACGAGCCGCCTCTGGTGTCCTGA
- a CDS encoding DUF2254 domain-containing protein yields the protein MSRELRHRSPRALSPLREHLRDTFWFAPTTALSLVFLLWGVADTLDAAIVDALREDGDLEGVRNLMAIAEDARTIVTTVSAAMMTFIGVVFSISLVAVQMAAGNFTPRIVRIFIRSRISKLTFAVFLATFLLSLLVLTSYESEADPRDVMTVPVVQSALTVVMVLLSLVLFIAYVTQTLQLMKVGPVVERINRESLDEVARMPVQGPDGAPLAPEIARMSHQGHAGVLRDVHIARLVRVARRNGVVLRLIPRIGDHVVPGTPVLAVHGPRVPVRSALRHSVSVGVERSFHQDLGFGLRQLSDIALRALSPAVNDPTTAVQCLDRIVEFLAAVAVRPLGAVHHRDRKGVVRLVQNVPGWTDLVDLGLTEIRGCATASPQVSRRMLAGIDDLLRLVPEERRAPLVRHRALLVQALERTLPEAAERAFALRPDRQGIG from the coding sequence GTGAGCCGTGAACTTCGTCATCGCAGTCCGCGTGCACTGTCGCCGCTTCGGGAGCATCTGCGCGACACCTTCTGGTTCGCGCCGACCACGGCCCTGTCGCTCGTTTTCCTGCTCTGGGGGGTCGCCGACACCCTCGATGCCGCGATCGTGGACGCCCTGAGGGAGGACGGGGACCTCGAGGGCGTCCGCAACCTGATGGCCATCGCCGAGGACGCCCGGACCATCGTCACCACCGTCAGCGCGGCGATGATGACCTTCATCGGCGTCGTCTTCAGCATCTCGCTGGTCGCCGTCCAGATGGCCGCCGGGAACTTCACGCCCCGCATCGTGCGGATCTTCATCCGGAGCAGGATCAGCAAGCTCACCTTCGCGGTGTTCCTGGCGACGTTCCTGCTGTCGCTGCTGGTCCTCACCTCGTACGAGAGCGAGGCCGACCCGCGGGACGTCATGACCGTGCCGGTGGTGCAGAGCGCCCTGACCGTCGTCATGGTCCTGCTCAGCCTGGTGCTGTTCATCGCGTACGTCACCCAGACCCTGCAGCTGATGAAGGTCGGGCCCGTCGTCGAGCGGATCAACAGGGAGTCGCTCGATGAGGTGGCGAGAATGCCCGTCCAAGGGCCCGATGGGGCACCCCTGGCGCCCGAGATCGCGCGCATGAGCCACCAGGGGCATGCCGGCGTTCTGCGGGACGTGCACATCGCGCGGCTGGTGCGCGTCGCCCGGCGGAACGGGGTGGTGCTGCGGCTCATCCCCCGGATCGGGGACCACGTGGTGCCCGGTACGCCCGTGCTCGCGGTGCACGGGCCGCGCGTGCCCGTCCGGTCGGCGCTGCGGCACAGCGTGTCGGTCGGGGTCGAGCGCAGCTTCCACCAGGACCTGGGCTTCGGACTGCGGCAGCTGTCCGACATCGCGCTGCGGGCGCTGTCGCCCGCCGTGAACGATCCGACCACCGCCGTGCAGTGCCTCGACCGGATCGTGGAGTTCCTCGCGGCGGTCGCCGTACGCCCCCTGGGCGCGGTGCACCACCGGGACCGCAAGGGCGTCGTGCGGCTGGTGCAGAACGTCCCCGGCTGGACCGATCTCGTCGATCTCGGGCTCACCGAGATCCGCGGGTGCGCCACGGCAAGCCCACAGGTCTCCCGCCGGATGCTGGCCGGCATCGACGATCTGCTGCGGCTGGTGCCGGAGGAACGGCGTGCCCCGCTGGTTCGGCACCGGGCGCTTCTGGTGCAGGCCCTGGAACGGACGCTGCCCGAGGCGGCCGAGCGCGCGTTCGCGTTGCGGCCCGACCGCCAGGGCATCGGCTGA